In Candidatus Magasanikbacteria bacterium RIFOXYB2_FULL_38_10, a genomic segment contains:
- a CDS encoding F0F1 ATP synthase subunit alpha: MSTNTIVNELKKHIAEFEKTVQVEEIGTVIEVGDGIARMSGLTKCQYQEMLEFPGEVFGVALNLEEETVGAMILGDFKKIKEGDTVKRTGRILSVPVGPEMVGRVVNALGQAIDGKGEIKTKQFYPVEKIAPGVMTRQGVHQPVQTGIKAIDAMIPIGRGQRELIIGDRQTGKTAIAVDTIINQKGQNMKCIYVAVGQKESKVARIFAKLQETGAMEYTTIVVAGASDPASMSYIAPYAGVAMAEYFADQGEDVLVVYDDLTKQAWAYREISLLLRRPPGREAYPGDVFYLHSRLLERACKLNKENGGGSITALPIIETQAGDVTAYIPTNVISITDGQIFLETDQFYKGIRPALNVGISVSRVGAAAQIKSMKKVAGKLKLAMAQFRELEAFAQFASDLDPETKKQIDLGQRMTELLKQPQYSPMPVVNQVAVIYAVSNGYFNKFTVKEVAEQEKKFIDFVNRSKRALLEKLAKGDWDEMVEKELKEACEEFIK, from the coding sequence ATGTCTACCAATACTATAGTAAACGAACTAAAAAAACACATTGCTGAATTTGAAAAAACTGTGCAAGTGGAAGAAATTGGCACAGTAATTGAAGTCGGCGATGGCATTGCCCGTATGTCTGGCTTGACCAAGTGTCAATATCAGGAAATGTTAGAGTTTCCGGGTGAAGTATTCGGTGTGGCTTTGAACTTGGAAGAAGAAACTGTCGGCGCCATGATTTTGGGTGATTTTAAAAAGATTAAAGAAGGCGACACAGTAAAACGCACTGGCCGTATTTTGTCTGTACCGGTTGGACCGGAAATGGTTGGCAGAGTAGTAAATGCTTTGGGGCAGGCAATTGATGGTAAAGGCGAAATCAAGACCAAACAATTTTATCCAGTAGAAAAAATTGCTCCGGGCGTAATGACTCGCCAAGGTGTGCATCAACCAGTGCAAACTGGTATCAAAGCTATTGACGCCATGATTCCAATTGGCCGCGGACAACGTGAATTGATTATCGGCGACCGCCAGACTGGCAAGACTGCTATTGCTGTGGATACCATTATCAATCAAAAAGGCCAGAACATGAAATGTATATATGTGGCAGTCGGGCAAAAAGAATCCAAAGTCGCGCGTATTTTTGCTAAATTGCAAGAAACTGGCGCTATGGAATATACCACCATTGTCGTGGCCGGTGCTTCAGACCCAGCTTCAATGTCATATATTGCTCCTTATGCTGGCGTGGCCATGGCCGAATATTTTGCTGACCAAGGTGAAGATGTTTTGGTGGTTTATGATGATTTAACTAAACAAGCTTGGGCTTATCGTGAAATTTCACTCTTGCTCCGCCGCCCACCAGGACGCGAAGCTTATCCAGGTGATGTTTTTTATTTACACTCACGCCTTTTGGAACGCGCTTGCAAATTAAACAAAGAAAATGGTGGTGGTTCTATTACTGCTCTGCCAATTATTGAAACTCAAGCCGGTGATGTAACTGCTTACATCCCCACAAATGTAATTTCCATTACTGATGGCCAGATCTTTTTGGAAACTGATCAATTTTACAAAGGTATTCGCCCTGCCTTGAATGTGGGTATTTCTGTTTCTCGCGTGGGCGCTGCTGCACAGATTAAGTCTATGAAAAAAGTGGCCGGTAAATTAAAATTGGCTATGGCTCAATTTCGTGAGTTGGAAGCCTTTGCCCAATTTGCCTCTGATTTGGATCCGGAAACCAAAAAGCAAATTGATTTGGGACAGAGAATGACCGAATTATTAAAACAACCTCAATATAGCCCGATGCCGGTAGTCAATCAGGTGGCTGTCATTTATGCGGTAAGTAATGGTTATTTTAATAAATTTACTGTGAAAGAAGTGGCCGAGCAAGAAAAGAAGTTTATTGATTTTGTAAATCGTTCCAAACGCGCATTGCTGGAGAAGCTGGCAAAAGGGGATTGGGATGAAATGGTTGAGAAAGAATTAAAAGAAGCCTGTGAAGAATTTATCAAGTAA
- a CDS encoding transcription elongation factor GreA: MADEDNLTYLTPEGLEKIKSEISSLKNKLHEVSEHIEKAKELGDLSENAEYHEAKDDFAFTQGRIQELEAITMRAQIVPKSSRDMVSIGSSVKIKSDKGRESEYSIVGSNEADPLRGKISNESPLALAFLGKKRGDRVEVKTPTGSTGYQILEIS, from the coding sequence ATGGCTGATGAAGACAATTTAACTTATTTAACTCCGGAGGGTTTAGAAAAAATTAAATCTGAAATATCTTCCCTTAAAAATAAGCTTCACGAAGTGTCTGAGCATATAGAAAAAGCTAAAGAATTGGGTGATCTTTCAGAAAATGCAGAGTATCACGAAGCTAAAGACGATTTTGCCTTTACTCAAGGTAGAATTCAAGAGTTGGAAGCAATAACTATGAGAGCACAAATTGTGCCAAAAAGCAGCCGGGACATGGTTAGCATTGGCTCCTCGGTTAAGATTAAAAGTGACAAGGGGCGCGAATCAGAATATTCTATTGTTGGTTCTAACGAAGCTGACCCTTTACGTGGAAAAATTTCTAATGAGTCACCCTTGGCTTTGGCTTTTTTAGGCAAAAAAAGAGGGGATAGGGTAGAAGTAAAAACTCCCACCGGTTCCACCGGTTATCAAATTTTAGAAATAAGTTAA
- a CDS encoding rod shape-determining protein (functions in MreBCD complex in some organisms): MFGKIIKKFNRNIGIDLGTANTLVYTPDKGIVINEPSVIAINLRTEQILAVGQEAKMMLGKTPPYITVTRPLTGGIISDFEVTEKMIKYFINKISTSAFFSPRPSVVIGVPLEITEVERKAVEDAVLGAGGKRAVIVEEPMAAAIGAKLPVEEAVASMVVDIGGGTTEIAVISLSGIVTAKSVKIAGDELNKNIIHYAKEKFNLLIGETHAEELKVKIGSAKELEESFEYTIRGRDLMTGLPRENIISDNEVREAIQRSVWTIVDSIKSVLETTPPELISDIHERGIVLTGGGALLRGLDKAIEDATNIPVRIAEDPLTCVVRGTALLIERPELLNNVALPSSTDN, encoded by the coding sequence ATGTTTGGAAAAATTATTAAAAAATTTAATAGAAACATTGGCATTGATTTGGGTACTGCCAATACACTTGTTTATACTCCGGATAAAGGCATTGTCATAAATGAACCCTCGGTAATTGCTATTAATTTGCGTACCGAACAAATTTTAGCCGTAGGTCAAGAAGCTAAGATGATGTTGGGTAAAACCCCTCCTTATATTACGGTGACCAGGCCTTTAACTGGTGGAATTATTTCTGATTTTGAAGTGACGGAAAAAATGATTAAATATTTTATTAATAAAATTAGCACCAGTGCTTTTTTCTCTCCACGTCCTTCCGTAGTTATTGGCGTGCCGTTAGAAATCACAGAAGTAGAACGTAAAGCCGTAGAAGACGCAGTTTTGGGAGCTGGGGGAAAAAGAGCTGTTATTGTGGAAGAACCCATGGCGGCAGCCATTGGGGCTAAACTACCGGTTGAAGAGGCGGTGGCTAGTATGGTTGTGGATATTGGCGGAGGTACAACGGAAATCGCTGTAATTTCTTTAAGCGGGATTGTTACTGCCAAATCTGTTAAAATAGCCGGGGATGAACTAAATAAGAACATCATCCATTATGCTAAGGAAAAATTTAACCTTTTGATTGGTGAAACTCACGCTGAGGAATTAAAAGTTAAAATTGGTTCAGCCAAAGAGCTGGAGGAATCTTTTGAGTATACTATTCGCGGAAGAGATTTGATGACGGGACTGCCCAGAGAAAACATTATTTCCGATAATGAGGTAAGGGAAGCGATACAAAGGTCTGTCTGGACCATAGTTGATAGTATTAAATCAGTTTTGGAAACGACCCCTCCAGAATTAATATCTGATATTCATGAACGTGGCATTGTCTTAACGGGCGGTGGAGCTTTACTTAGAGGGTTGGATAAGGCAATAGAGGATGCTACCAATATTCCGGTTAGAATTGCCGAAGATCCTTTGACTTGTGTAGTTAGAGGCACTGCGCTTTTAATTGAACGCCCGGAATTGCTTAATAACGTGGCCTTGCCCTCGTCAACAGATAACTAA
- a CDS encoding ATP synthase F0 subunit B: protein MNFIDIAWASSEEEATTLEQTSNSGQESVAASLGLNGQLFAFQLLNFVIVAVVIWFLILKPLVKQLEERRKIIDESLNKAKKIDENMAQSQAEFSAKLDEARGEANKIIEKAGIEADNLVGEIKIKSKKEIEGLVEQAKRNIKIEQEEMLLSLKAETAELVVAAVEKILEEKLNDKKDKELVESALKDLKK, encoded by the coding sequence ATGAATTTTATTGATATCGCTTGGGCATCTTCAGAAGAAGAAGCCACAACGCTAGAACAAACTTCAAATTCAGGTCAAGAAAGCGTGGCCGCTTCTTTGGGTTTGAATGGCCAATTATTCGCCTTTCAGTTGCTTAATTTTGTTATTGTGGCTGTGGTTATCTGGTTTTTGATCTTGAAACCTTTAGTCAAACAATTAGAAGAGCGCCGAAAAATTATTGATGAAAGTTTGAATAAGGCCAAAAAAATTGATGAAAATATGGCGCAAAGCCAGGCTGAATTTAGTGCTAAATTGGATGAAGCTAGAGGAGAAGCTAATAAAATCATTGAAAAAGCCGGAATTGAAGCTGATAATTTGGTTGGAGAAATAAAAATTAAATCTAAAAAAGAAATAGAAGGATTAGTTGAGCAAGCTAAACGCAATATAAAAATCGAACAGGAAGAAATGTTACTTAGTCTTAAAGCAGAAACAGCTGAATTGGTTGTAGCGGCAGTGGAGAAAATTTTAGAGGAAAAATTAAACGATAAAAAAGACAAAGAATTAGTTGAAAGCGCCTTAAAAGATTTGAAAAAATAG
- a CDS encoding rod shape-determining protein MreC → MFQKKVILISFLFFFIVIFFHYQGWFVTVETALQTILGKGSRGVYTFNNDIKNYFARWVSYRNLFEENKKCLEKISSLSIKQGELAQIQDENKILRSSLNFLKKENNFVMANVIGKAPDPINNVLLIDKGLKDGLKEGLGVLAEEGILIGKIIKVEEKNSQIRIITDNESKIAVSILNPDQASGIMSGEHNLRLLLTMIPLTENIKPGDKVVTSNLDSGIKKGMLIGQIESVQKELYQPFQSAIVKPAVDLNKLNIIYVLLD, encoded by the coding sequence ATGTTTCAAAAAAAAGTTATTTTAATTTCTTTTTTATTTTTTTTTATAGTTATTTTTTTTCATTATCAAGGTTGGTTTGTCACTGTGGAAACAGCCTTGCAGACTATTTTGGGGAAGGGTAGTCGGGGAGTTTATACTTTTAATAATGATATTAAAAATTATTTTGCGCGTTGGGTTAGTTACCGTAATCTTTTTGAAGAAAATAAAAAATGTTTAGAAAAAATTTCCTCTCTATCAATAAAACAAGGAGAATTGGCGCAAATACAAGATGAAAATAAAATTTTAAGGTCCTCGCTCAATTTTTTAAAAAAAGAAAATAATTTTGTCATGGCTAATGTTATTGGCAAGGCTCCCGACCCAATCAACAATGTTCTTTTAATTGATAAAGGCTTAAAAGATGGTTTAAAAGAAGGTTTGGGAGTTTTAGCAGAAGAAGGCATATTAATTGGCAAAATAATTAAAGTGGAAGAAAAAAATTCTCAAATAAGAATAATTACTGATAATGAGAGCAAGATTGCTGTTTCCATCCTTAATCCGGATCAGGCTTCTGGAATTATGTCCGGTGAACATAATTTACGGTTATTGTTAACCATGATTCCTCTTACTGAAAATATAAAGCCTGGAGATAAAGTGGTTACTTCTAATTTAGATTCTGGTATTAAAAAAGGGATGTTAATAGGACAAATCGAGTCTGTTCAAAAAGAACTTTACCAGCCTTTTCAAAGTGCTATTGTTAAGCCGGCAGTTGACTTAAATAAGTTAAACATAATTTACGTTTTATTGGATTAG
- a CDS encoding penicillin-binding protein 2 encodes MKKFLFWKLRRSRDHNPFLIQEGKILDENIEEISRKRWVEDAWIPRQEEKGAPSTLSEFIGKSTSQKRIKMALLGIFLILFCILLRSFYLQILNANKFRKLAENNRLRFEPIIAERGIIYDRNLVPLVSNVPSFNLILLPQDLPKDQNKRKETLNKISQISNLDYFKLEEKLQNTNSSFFQYINLMENLDYDKALSLIMQGTDVPGMGIEQVYNRHYLFSPEIKISPSTSDFLSNKKNQNSILSLSHLLGYTGKINKDELHNNPNYLLTDDIGKTGLEKTYEKDLRGEYGEKAIEVDALGKEKNIIKVFPPVVGKNLVLTINLEYQKKLEEFLTGQLKASQKQKAVAILMDPHNGEILALVNWPSFNNNFFASGISNEDYEKLINDDNDPLFPRAWSGLYPSGSTIKPLYAAAALNERVIDKNTSFLSDGGIRVDKWFFPDWKAGGHGVTSVRKAIAESVNTFFYYIGGGYQNFSGLGLEKIITYLQKFKFGEKLGIDLPGEAMGFIPSREWKLKTKKEQWYIGDTYNLSIGQGDLLVTPLQIASLTAAIANGGKIFQPHLVLEFSDNITKKTNKIEIKTLATNLIPDEYLKVVREGMRQTVTSGSAQSLANLPITVAGKTGTAQWSQNKENHAWFTCFAPYEKPELVLTVLVEEGGEGSSIAVPIARQFLTWFANKNP; translated from the coding sequence ATGAAAAAGTTTTTATTTTGGAAATTGAGGCGTTCTAGAGATCACAACCCCTTTTTAATTCAAGAGGGTAAAATTTTGGATGAAAATATTGAAGAGATAAGCAGAAAACGCTGGGTAGAAGATGCTTGGATACCACGCCAAGAAGAAAAAGGCGCCCCGTCGACCCTTTCTGAATTTATTGGAAAGTCCACTAGTCAAAAACGAATTAAAATGGCATTGTTAGGCATATTTTTAATTTTGTTTTGTATTTTATTACGTTCTTTTTATTTACAAATATTAAATGCAAATAAATTTAGAAAATTGGCCGAAAATAATCGTTTGCGTTTTGAGCCGATTATTGCTGAAAGAGGAATCATTTATGACCGCAATTTAGTTCCTTTGGTAAGTAATGTTCCATCTTTTAATCTAATTTTATTGCCCCAAGACTTACCTAAGGACCAGAATAAAAGGAAAGAAACTTTAAATAAAATTTCACAAATTAGTAATTTAGATTATTTTAAATTAGAAGAGAAGTTACAAAATACCAATTCTTCCTTTTTTCAGTATATTAATTTGATGGAAAATTTGGATTATGATAAGGCGCTGTCTCTAATTATGCAAGGAACTGATGTGCCGGGTATGGGTATTGAACAGGTTTATAATCGGCATTATCTTTTTTCCCCCGAAATTAAAATTTCCCCCTCAACTTCAGATTTTTTATCAAATAAAAAAAATCAAAATTCTATTTTGTCCCTATCGCATTTGTTGGGTTACACCGGTAAAATTAATAAAGATGAATTACACAATAATCCAAATTATTTATTGACGGATGATATTGGTAAAACGGGATTGGAAAAAACTTACGAAAAAGATTTAAGGGGAGAATACGGTGAAAAAGCCATTGAAGTTGATGCCTTGGGTAAAGAAAAAAATATTATCAAGGTATTTCCTCCTGTTGTGGGAAAAAATTTAGTGTTAACTATTAATCTTGAATATCAAAAAAAATTAGAAGAATTTTTAACTGGGCAGCTCAAGGCTTCTCAAAAGCAGAAGGCGGTTGCAATACTAATGGATCCTCATAATGGAGAAATTTTGGCCCTAGTCAATTGGCCATCTTTTAATAATAATTTCTTTGCCTCGGGAATTAGTAATGAAGATTATGAAAAATTAATTAATGACGACAACGATCCTCTTTTTCCCAGGGCTTGGAGTGGACTCTATCCTTCCGGCTCAACCATTAAGCCTTTATATGCTGCTGCGGCATTAAATGAAAGAGTAATTGATAAAAATACCAGTTTTTTAAGCGATGGAGGAATTAGGGTAGATAAGTGGTTTTTTCCTGATTGGAAAGCTGGCGGACACGGCGTAACTTCGGTGCGCAAAGCTATCGCGGAATCAGTAAATACATTTTTTTACTATATTGGAGGTGGTTATCAAAATTTTTCTGGACTAGGGCTAGAAAAAATTATTACTTACCTGCAAAAATTTAAGTTTGGCGAAAAATTGGGAATAGATTTACCGGGAGAGGCAATGGGATTCATTCCCAGTCGTGAGTGGAAGCTTAAAACAAAAAAAGAACAGTGGTATATTGGTGATACTTATAATTTATCAATTGGTCAGGGCGATTTGTTAGTGACACCTTTGCAAATTGCCAGTCTAACCGCGGCCATAGCTAATGGCGGAAAAATTTTTCAACCTCATCTTGTTTTAGAATTTTCAGATAATATTACAAAAAAAACTAATAAAATCGAAATTAAAACTTTGGCTACTAATCTAATTCCTGATGAATACCTGAAAGTGGTTCGAGAGGGTATGAGACAAACGGTTACTTCTGGTAGCGCTCAATCTTTGGCAAATTTGCCTATAACTGTAGCAGGGAAAACAGGTACGGCGCAATGGTCCCAAAACAAAGAAAATCACGCCTGGTTTACTTGTTTTGCGCCTTACGAAAAACCCGAATTGGTTTTAACTGTTTTGGTAGAAGAGGGTGGGGAGGGGAGCAGTATCGCCGTACCAATAGCCAGACAATTCTTAACTTGGTTTGCTAATAAAAATCCCTAA
- a CDS encoding ATP synthase F0 subunit A gives MHIPELPPDILFHLGNISITNTMINVWLAIIIFLILGLTLRRKISLRPGKLQNICEYFLEVILDYFDQVTGDRKKTRRFLPIAGSVFFFILLSNWLGLLPGTGSITWGHTMLLRPANTDLNLTVAMALSAVVLSHLFGLFTVGVFTHLNKFIQIKGLIKSLKHGPVAIFAALVEMVVGVIEIISEIAKVLSLSLRLFGNIFAGEVLISVISALFAAIMPTPFMLLELLVGLIQAAVFTMLTLVYLTVMTTAPHGEEEH, from the coding sequence ATGCATATCCCGGAATTACCACCAGATATTTTATTCCATCTCGGAAACATTTCCATTACTAACACCATGATAAATGTTTGGCTGGCGATTATAATTTTTTTGATTTTAGGTCTGACATTACGCCGAAAAATATCATTACGACCGGGAAAATTACAAAATATCTGCGAATATTTCTTGGAGGTTATTTTAGATTATTTTGATCAAGTGACGGGAGACAGAAAAAAGACAAGACGCTTTTTGCCTATTGCCGGTTCTGTCTTCTTTTTTATTTTGCTCTCTAATTGGCTGGGGTTATTGCCCGGTACCGGCAGTATTACTTGGGGTCATACTATGCTACTTCGTCCAGCCAATACCGATTTAAATTTAACCGTAGCTATGGCTCTTTCGGCAGTGGTTCTATCACATCTTTTTGGTTTATTTACTGTTGGTGTTTTTACCCATCTAAACAAATTTATTCAAATCAAGGGTTTAATTAAAAGCTTAAAGCACGGTCCGGTGGCAATTTTTGCCGCTTTGGTAGAAATGGTAGTGGGTGTTATAGAAATTATCAGTGAAATTGCCAAGGTTCTTTCACTTTCCTTGCGTCTTTTTGGTAATATTTTTGCCGGAGAAGTTTTAATTTCCGTCATCTCCGCTTTATTTGCAGCTATAATGCCAACTCCGTTTATGTTATTGGAATTATTGGTTGGTTTAATTCAGGCCGCGGTTTTTACCATGTTGACCTTGGTGTATTTAACAGTTATGACCACTGCGCCACACGGGGAAGAAGAGCACTAA
- a CDS encoding ATP synthase F1 subunit epsilon, translated as MQKIDLQITTPEGVAYKASDIDAISLPTSTGEITILPGHIPLVSALIAGEARIKRGEETEFLAVSGGFIEVQPNFKVVVLADTAERAEHIDIDRAKKARQKAEELMKQKHVNDVEYAALTSKIEREMARVKVARRHKAHRTPGEFIKTDDE; from the coding sequence ATGCAAAAAATAGATTTACAAATTACAACTCCTGAAGGTGTAGCTTATAAAGCCAGTGACATTGACGCTATTTCTTTGCCTACTAGCACGGGTGAAATTACTATTTTACCAGGCCATATTCCTTTAGTTTCCGCCTTGATTGCCGGTGAGGCTCGTATAAAAAGAGGGGAAGAAACTGAATTTTTAGCAGTTTCCGGAGGTTTTATAGAGGTCCAACCCAATTTTAAAGTGGTGGTTTTGGCAGACACGGCCGAAAGAGCAGAACATATTGACATAGATAGAGCCAAAAAGGCCAGACAAAAAGCAGAAGAGTTGATGAAACAAAAACACGTCAATGACGTTGAATATGCGGCTTTGACCTCCAAAATTGAAAGAGAAATGGCTCGTGTTAAAGTGGCGCGCCGTCATAAGGCGCATCGTACGCCGGGGGAGTTTATAAAAACTGACGACGAATAA
- a CDS encoding F0F1 ATP synthase subunit beta, with amino-acid sequence MNKGTISQIIGVVADVYFPDQMPEIYTALETKMPDGKTLILEVQQHLGAGMVRTVAMSTTDGLERGAEVIDTGAPISVPVGPETLGRMFNVTGQVIDGKGDSKAKKTYPIHRPAPSFKDQSTKSEVLETGIKVIDLFCPFLKGGKVGLFGGAGVGKTVVIQELIRNIAAEHGGYSMFAGVGERTREGNDLYKEMKDSGVLSKTALVFGQMNEPPGARARVALTALAMAEYFRDEEGRDLLLFVDNIFRFTQAGSEVSALLGRMPSAVGYQPTLATEMGALQERITSTNKGSITSVQAVYVPADDLTDPAPATTFAHLDSTVVLSRSLSELGIYPAVDPLDSSSTILDPNIVGEEHYRTAREVQQVLQKYKDLQDIIAILGMEELSDDDKLTVARARKIQKFLSQPNFVAEQFTGREGRYVKVADTVRGFREILDGKHDDKPEQAFYMKGSIEEVTKEA; translated from the coding sequence ATGAACAAAGGTACTATTTCTCAAATTATCGGTGTGGTGGCAGATGTCTATTTTCCTGACCAAATGCCAGAAATTTATACTGCTTTAGAGACTAAAATGCCCGATGGTAAAACATTAATTTTGGAGGTACAACAGCACTTAGGTGCGGGTATGGTGCGTACAGTGGCCATGAGCACTACCGATGGCCTGGAAAGAGGCGCAGAGGTAATTGACACCGGCGCGCCAATTTCCGTTCCAGTTGGCCCAGAGACACTGGGGCGCATGTTTAATGTCACTGGGCAGGTAATTGATGGCAAGGGTGATTCTAAAGCTAAAAAGACCTACCCTATTCATCGTCCCGCACCGAGTTTCAAAGATCAGTCCACTAAATCCGAAGTTTTGGAAACCGGTATTAAAGTAATTGATTTATTCTGCCCATTTTTAAAGGGTGGCAAGGTTGGTTTGTTTGGTGGTGCTGGCGTAGGTAAAACAGTGGTTATTCAAGAGCTTATCCGTAACATTGCGGCTGAACATGGTGGTTATTCTATGTTTGCCGGTGTAGGTGAACGTACTCGTGAAGGTAATGATTTGTATAAAGAAATGAAAGATTCTGGCGTGCTCTCAAAAACCGCTTTGGTTTTTGGTCAAATGAATGAACCTCCAGGAGCCCGCGCTCGTGTGGCGTTAACAGCCCTGGCTATGGCTGAGTACTTTCGTGATGAAGAGGGTCGCGACTTACTTCTTTTCGTAGATAATATTTTCCGTTTTACTCAAGCAGGTTCCGAGGTCTCGGCTCTTCTTGGTCGTATGCCATCGGCTGTGGGTTATCAGCCAACCTTGGCTACTGAGATGGGTGCCTTACAGGAAAGAATTACTTCAACTAATAAGGGTTCTATCACCTCCGTACAGGCCGTTTACGTGCCGGCCGATGATTTGACTGACCCAGCTCCCGCCACAACCTTTGCTCACTTGGATTCCACTGTAGTCTTGAGTCGTTCTTTGTCAGAATTGGGCATTTATCCAGCTGTGGATCCATTGGATTCCTCATCCACTATTTTGGATCCAAATATTGTTGGTGAAGAGCATTATCGAACGGCTCGCGAAGTGCAGCAGGTTTTGCAAAAATATAAGGATTTGCAAGATATAATTGCTATTTTGGGTATGGAAGAATTATCTGATGATGATAAATTGACCGTGGCGCGTGCTCGCAAAATACAGAAATTTTTATCCCAACCAAACTTTGTGGCTGAGCAATTTACCGGTCGCGAAGGCCGATATGTAAAAGTGGCTGATACGGTTCGTGGCTTCCGTGAAATCTTAGATGGCAAGCATGATGATAAGCCAGAACAAGCTTTTTATATGAAAGGATCTATTGAAGAAGTGACCAAAGAAGCATAA
- a CDS encoding ATP synthase F1 subunit delta translates to MKKKISNKQFASALCEITEGLKGERLRETIKQFVLLLVKYHKLKQGARIIVEFEKYAKKQAGVVEIEITSARKLSETTLNHIKKIFGEHTESVENVDEALLGGMKVKTEDKILDASLKTQLNILKQKL, encoded by the coding sequence ATGAAGAAAAAAATTAGTAACAAACAATTTGCCAGTGCCTTGTGTGAAATTACAGAGGGTTTAAAAGGTGAACGATTGCGTGAAACGATTAAGCAGTTTGTTTTGTTGCTGGTAAAATATCACAAATTAAAACAAGGCGCGCGGATTATTGTGGAATTTGAAAAATATGCTAAAAAGCAAGCGGGTGTAGTGGAAATAGAAATTACTTCAGCACGAAAATTATCTGAAACTACTTTGAATCACATTAAAAAAATCTTTGGCGAACATACTGAGTCAGTAGAAAATGTTGATGAAGCGCTTTTAGGTGGCATGAAAGTAAAAACCGAAGATAAAATTTTAGACGCTTCATTAAAAACACAATTAAATATTTTAAAACAAAAATTGTAA
- a CDS encoding ATP synthase F1 subunit gamma has product MAVNTKAIKRRIKSVGNTKKITKAMEMVSAAKMRKAVDAAVKTRAYAALAWNLLVNLSKTQKVSLPLLEVRPVKNILIILITSNKGFCGSFNSNIIKKTAEQLLNPSNLAKQRIKEVNAEPSTEINVDILGIGKKGSEFIRRLDKNLIAAFTDLPDTPCLNDVLPVSQMIIDAYKEKKYDKVVVAYTDFKSAITQIAKLRQVLPISEFDLEKMITDLGKNLPAGSTKPEMELNEYLFEPDRDEILSVILPRLVETQIYQAVLESSASEQSARMMAMRNASDAAEDMIKDLSLAFNKARQAGITQEIAEISGGAAALG; this is encoded by the coding sequence ATGGCAGTCAACACTAAAGCAATTAAACGCCGCATTAAATCCGTGGGCAATACCAAAAAGATTACCAAAGCCATGGAAATGGTGTCGGCAGCCAAGATGAGAAAAGCCGTGGACGCGGCTGTTAAAACCCGCGCTTATGCTGCATTGGCTTGGAATTTGCTTGTAAATTTATCAAAGACGCAAAAAGTCAGCTTGCCTTTGTTAGAAGTGCGTCCGGTTAAAAATATCTTAATCATTTTAATTACTTCCAATAAAGGTTTTTGCGGAAGTTTCAATAGTAACATTATTAAAAAAACAGCTGAACAGTTGTTGAATCCCAGTAATCTTGCCAAACAACGTATTAAAGAAGTGAATGCTGAGCCAAGCACAGAAATTAATGTTGACATTTTGGGAATTGGCAAGAAAGGATCGGAATTTATCAGGCGCTTAGATAAAAATTTAATTGCCGCTTTTACTGATCTGCCCGATACACCGTGCTTGAATGATGTCTTGCCGGTGAGTCAGATGATCATTGATGCTTACAAGGAAAAAAAGTATGATAAGGTGGTGGTAGCCTATACAGATTTTAAATCAGCTATTACTCAAATTGCCAAATTGCGTCAGGTTTTGCCAATTTCTGAATTTGATTTGGAAAAAATGATTACTGATTTGGGTAAAAATTTACCGGCTGGTTCCACAAAACCGGAAATGGAATTGAATGAATATTTGTTTGAACCGGATCGCGATGAAATCTTGTCAGTTATCCTGCCGCGCTTAGTGGAGACACAAATTTATCAGGCAGTTTTGGAATCTTCCGCTTCGGAACAAAGTGCCCGTATGATGGCTATGCGCAATGCTTCCGATGCCGCCGAAGATATGATTAAAGATTTGAGTTTAGCTTTTAATAAAGCCCGTCAAGCCGGTATTACTCAGGAAATTGCCGAAATTAGTGGTGGCGCGGCGGCGCTTGGATAA